The Phycisphaeraceae bacterium genome has a window encoding:
- a CDS encoding aminotransferase class V-fold PLP-dependent enzyme, with the protein MISSNGINGAAGIEMAEGLDEEVVHLVGVLDRDQRGLRVDLGPYTFKTAETPDELDQVHELNHRTFVREIGQYADNGLGRLVDKFHDKNRYFIALQDGRVIGMIASHDQPPFSVADRLADPSILDHLPRIMEVRLFAVEQEKRFGPVARGLLWLLFEYCQAHGYSHMVISGIDSKRDMYERMGFRPLGPAVGQGEARFIPMALSLANLPENIRRDARRCRNRVIEEVAEGPIRTVSLLPGPVQLSDEIRRVLSERPVSHRGPGFIERYERIRGILSDMTGGLKCAIMVGSGTLANEVVGATIAADRSLKRGLVLVNGEFGRRLSAQAKRYDMDYQIVEWPWGTPWDLDRVRAALDADPDINWVWAAHLETSTGMVNKVDQLLDMAEARGVKVCLDCVSSLGGFEMDISRAHLASGVSGKSIGAIAGLAFVFAREGALDHVDASRVPTYLDLRETMATIGPRFTVSSPVLLALDSALSRFDTVEKRRARFEAHAAMGDYVRRRLKSLGFRIMVDGPDAAPVITSFTPPPGLSSKEFCELCLGWGFELSGLSGYLLDRGIVQIATMGAVTQRDCALLFARMRAFLNDRVPLNGSRSKSVAASSNGRH; encoded by the coding sequence ATGATTTCGTCGAACGGAATCAACGGCGCAGCCGGAATCGAGATGGCGGAAGGGCTGGACGAGGAAGTCGTTCACCTGGTCGGCGTTCTGGACCGCGATCAGCGCGGCCTTCGAGTGGACCTGGGCCCTTACACCTTCAAGACCGCTGAAACGCCCGATGAACTGGACCAGGTTCACGAACTGAACCATCGCACCTTCGTCCGCGAGATCGGCCAATACGCCGACAACGGGCTGGGGCGCCTGGTGGACAAGTTCCACGACAAGAATCGCTATTTCATCGCCCTGCAGGATGGGCGGGTGATCGGCATGATCGCCTCCCACGACCAGCCGCCCTTCTCCGTGGCCGACCGGCTGGCTGACCCCTCCATTCTGGACCACCTGCCCCGCATCATGGAGGTCCGGCTGTTCGCAGTGGAGCAGGAAAAGCGCTTCGGTCCGGTGGCCCGCGGACTCCTCTGGCTGCTGTTCGAGTACTGCCAGGCGCACGGCTATTCGCACATGGTGATCTCGGGCATCGACTCCAAGCGCGACATGTACGAGCGCATGGGGTTCCGTCCGCTGGGGCCGGCGGTGGGACAGGGCGAGGCGCGGTTCATTCCGATGGCCCTCTCGCTGGCCAACCTGCCCGAGAACATCCGTCGGGACGCGCGACGCTGCCGCAACCGGGTGATCGAGGAGGTGGCGGAAGGGCCCATCCGCACGGTTTCGCTGCTGCCCGGGCCGGTGCAGCTGTCCGATGAGATCCGCCGCGTTCTCTCGGAGCGTCCCGTGTCGCATCGCGGACCGGGCTTCATTGAGCGATACGAGCGCATCCGCGGCATCCTCAGCGACATGACGGGCGGGCTGAAGTGCGCCATCATGGTGGGCAGCGGCACGCTCGCCAACGAAGTGGTGGGCGCGACCATCGCCGCCGACCGATCCCTCAAACGCGGTCTGGTGCTGGTCAACGGCGAGTTCGGGCGTCGGCTTTCGGCCCAGGCGAAGCGCTACGACATGGATTACCAGATCGTGGAATGGCCCTGGGGCACCCCGTGGGATCTGGACCGGGTGCGGGCCGCCCTCGACGCCGACCCCGACATCAACTGGGTCTGGGCCGCCCACCTCGAAACCTCCACCGGCATGGTCAACAAGGTGGACCAGCTGCTCGATATGGCCGAAGCCCGCGGCGTCAAGGTGTGCCTTGACTGCGTCAGCAGTCTGGGCGGATTCGAGATGGACATCTCCCGTGCTCATCTGGCCTCGGGGGTGAGCGGCAAGTCCATCGGCGCCATCGCTGGGCTGGCGTTCGTCTTCGCCCGCGAGGGCGCCCTGGACCACGTCGACGCCTCCCGCGTGCCCACCTACCTCGACCTGCGCGAAACAATGGCGACCATCGGGCCGCGCTTCACCGTGTCATCCCCCGTGCTGCTGGCGCTGGACTCCGCCTTGTCCCGCTTTGACACGGTCGAGAAGCGCCGGGCCCGGTTCGAGGCCCATGCCGCCATGGGCGACTACGTGCGGCGTCGCCTGAAGTCGCTGGGCTTCCGCATCATGGTGGATGGTCCGGACGCGGCGCCGGTCATCACGTCGTTCACACCGCCTCCCGGGCTGTCATCCAAGGAGTTCTGCGAACTCTGCCTCGGCTGGGGCTTTGAGCTGTCTGGATTGAGCGGCTACCTGCTCGACCGGGGCATCGTGCAGATCGCCACCATGGGCGCGGTGACCCAGCGGGATTGCGCTCTGCTCTTCGCGCGGATGCGGGCGTTTCTGAACGACCGCGTGCCGCTCAACGGTTCGCGCTCGAAGTCGGTCGCGGCTTCGAGCAACGGACGGCACTGA
- a CDS encoding ThiF family adenylyltransferase, which translates to MNDLARYHRQMLLPGIGPDGQRRLLDSRVLIVGCGALGTVIADALARAGVGALTLVDRDVVELTNLQRQVLFDEDDVREGRPKAIAARDRLARVNSQARVHAVVEDFNHTNAERLAEGADALLDGLDNFQTRYLLNDLSVSRGIPYFYGGAVGVTGMACAFLPTVPTPCLRCVFPEPPPPGSTPTCDTAGVLAGAVAWVAHHQAIQAIKFLTGNAEAVDRSLITFDAWRNEFRRLDIAGARRDGACPCCGQRRFEYLHGAAGSSVTTLCGRGAVQINPRLDGAGRREGDASIDLRVLAARLAPHGEFRVNDHLLRGRLRTEAGDNGAPIELTVFADGRTLVAGVEHPAQARAVFDRYIGG; encoded by the coding sequence ATGAACGACCTGGCCCGCTATCACCGACAGATGCTCCTGCCCGGCATCGGCCCCGACGGGCAGAGGCGGCTGCTGGACTCGCGCGTGCTGATCGTGGGGTGCGGCGCGCTGGGCACCGTCATCGCTGACGCACTGGCCCGCGCCGGCGTCGGCGCCCTCACCCTGGTTGATCGGGACGTAGTTGAACTCACCAATCTCCAGCGCCAGGTGCTGTTCGACGAGGATGACGTGCGCGAAGGCCGACCCAAGGCCATCGCGGCGCGTGACCGGCTCGCCCGCGTCAACTCGCAGGCACGGGTTCACGCGGTGGTCGAGGATTTCAATCACACCAACGCCGAGCGGCTGGCGGAGGGCGCGGACGCGCTGCTCGACGGTCTGGACAACTTCCAGACGCGCTACCTGCTCAACGACCTGTCCGTCAGCCGCGGCATCCCCTATTTCTACGGCGGCGCGGTGGGGGTGACGGGCATGGCCTGCGCGTTCCTGCCCACGGTCCCGACGCCCTGCCTGCGATGCGTCTTCCCCGAGCCGCCCCCGCCCGGATCGACGCCCACGTGCGATACCGCGGGCGTGCTGGCCGGCGCGGTGGCGTGGGTGGCGCACCATCAGGCGATTCAGGCGATCAAATTTCTCACCGGGAACGCCGAGGCGGTGGACCGATCGCTCATCACCTTCGATGCGTGGCGCAACGAGTTCCGTCGGCTGGACATTGCCGGCGCCAGGCGGGACGGCGCATGCCCCTGCTGCGGGCAGCGGCGCTTCGAGTACCTGCACGGCGCGGCTGGGTCGAGCGTCACCACCCTGTGCGGCCGCGGGGCGGTGCAGATCAACCCGCGACTGGACGGCGCGGGGCGGCGCGAGGGCGACGCCTCCATCGATCTGCGCGTCCTGGCGGCGCGTCTCGCGCCCCACGGCGAGTTCCGCGTCAATGACCACCTGCTGCGCGGCCGCCTGCGAACCGAAGCGGGCGACAACGGCGCGCCGATCGAACTGACCGTGTTCGCCGACGGGCGGACGCTGGTGGCGGGCGTCGAGCATCCGGCGCAGGCGCGGGCGGTCTTTGACCGCTACATCGGCGGGTGA
- a CDS encoding DUF3568 family protein, with the protein MMNSTTRFLGLCALLGASVTTLGGCLAVAAAAGTGVGVAYVMGDLEVTFDAAPPAVAEAGKGALEELGVTVISSASTSVDGEVVGRTAQDKKITIKIKALGENSSKSSIRVGTFGDEAVSMSVYEKMKARLGG; encoded by the coding sequence ATGATGAACAGCACGACTCGATTCCTCGGCCTGTGCGCTCTGCTGGGGGCGTCCGTTACGACGCTGGGGGGCTGTCTGGCCGTGGCCGCAGCGGCTGGAACCGGCGTGGGTGTGGCCTACGTCATGGGTGATCTGGAAGTGACGTTCGATGCCGCGCCGCCCGCGGTGGCGGAGGCGGGCAAGGGCGCGCTGGAAGAACTGGGCGTCACCGTCATCTCGTCCGCGTCCACATCCGTGGACGGCGAGGTGGTCGGCCGCACCGCTCAGGACAAGAAGATCACCATCAAGATCAAGGCGCTGGGGGAGAACTCCAGCAAGTCGAGCATCCGCGTGGGCACCTTCGGCGACGAGGCGGTGTCGATGTCGGTCTACGAGAAAATGAAGGCGCGGCTGGGCGGGTGA
- a CDS encoding fibro-slime domain-containing protein — MTAAEPIEPLATLEEDPPPYIELTGLVRDFKERTVAGGHPDFERKPANGFGLYCGNVSPYLGEDGKPVFTGTGKKVTSQWKDSAGRPICYTLYNPALGDVAGAWGVADKGGITSADSFRSWFRDELGTNLSISKTVTLRFVRQQDGSYVFDDKEDATYQSLGGFFPIEHQLFGNPGGSPNRNFHFTFELHTQFTYKADGAQVFQFIGDDDVWVFIDGRLVIDLGGVHGATSQYVDLNRLGLVDGQTYNLDFFFAERHRTQSNFRVVTNLRLQAPPTPPATMSPVFD, encoded by the coding sequence ATGACCGCCGCGGAGCCGATCGAGCCCCTTGCGACCCTCGAGGAAGATCCCCCGCCCTACATTGAACTCACGGGCCTGGTGCGCGACTTCAAGGAGCGCACCGTGGCGGGCGGGCATCCGGACTTCGAGCGCAAGCCGGCCAATGGCTTTGGACTCTACTGCGGCAACGTCTCGCCCTACCTGGGCGAGGACGGCAAGCCGGTCTTCACCGGGACCGGCAAGAAGGTGACTTCGCAGTGGAAGGACTCAGCCGGCCGACCCATTTGCTACACGCTGTACAACCCGGCTCTGGGCGACGTGGCCGGCGCCTGGGGCGTCGCGGACAAGGGCGGCATCACCTCCGCGGATTCGTTCCGGTCGTGGTTCCGTGACGAACTTGGCACCAATCTGTCCATCTCCAAGACCGTCACGCTGCGATTCGTCCGCCAGCAGGACGGTTCCTACGTCTTCGACGACAAGGAAGATGCGACCTATCAGTCGCTGGGCGGCTTCTTCCCCATCGAACATCAGCTGTTCGGCAACCCCGGCGGCTCACCCAACCGCAACTTCCACTTCACCTTTGAACTCCACACCCAGTTCACCTACAAGGCCGACGGGGCCCAGGTGTTCCAGTTCATCGGCGACGACGACGTGTGGGTATTCATCGACGGTCGTCTCGTCATCGACCTCGGCGGCGTTCACGGCGCCACCTCGCAGTACGTGGACCTCAACCGGCTGGGGCTGGTGGACGGCCAGACCTACAACCTCGACTTCTTCTTCGCCGAGCGTCACCGCACCCAGTCCAACTTCCGCGTGGTGACCAACCTGCGGCTGCAGGCCCCCCCGACGCCTCCCGCCACCATGTCGCCGGTCTTCGACTGA